Below is a genomic region from Streptantibioticus cattleyicolor NRRL 8057 = DSM 46488.
TGGCCAGGACGGCGAGCCCGGCGGTGAGCGCGCCCGCGGTCACCACGGCGACCCTGGAGACGAGTGCTCGTGTCATCGGTTTCCTCCCGTTGATGGCGGCACGGCCCCGATCCACGTCCCGCGGCGGCGCCCTGTGCCGTTGTCGCCCCCTACACGCACCGGACGGGGTCGCCGTATGACACGGGCGGCAAGATTTTTTCCCGACGCCGTGGTCAGTCCCGGCAGACCGTTCCGGCGGCCGGGGCGTCGGTGGTGACGAGGTAGTCGGCTTCGAGCTCGCGGGCGCAGGAGGAGTGGTAGAGGGCGGTGTGGCCGTCGCCGTCGTAGGTGAGGAGGCGGCTGCCGTCGATGTGGGCGGCGAGGGAGCGGGCCCAGGCGTAGGGGGTGGACGGGTCGTAGGTGTTGCCGACCACGAGGATGGTGGGGACGCCGCTGATGTGTTGCGGGCGTGGCGGGTTGGCCGCCTTGCCGGGCCAGCCGGCGCACCCGGTGGTCCAGCTCCAGAACTCCGAGTAGCGCCACATGTGCGGGGCCGCCCGCTCGACGGCCGCCATCCGGTCGCGCAGGTCGGCGTAGCCGCGCAGGGCGGGCGGGAAGTCCTGGCAGCCGATCGCCCGGTACGCGGTGTAGCCGGGGTCCGTGGCGGGGAGCGCCTGGTCGAGGAGGGCGGGGTCGGAGGGGGTGCGTTCGGCGGCGGCGAGGGCGGTGGCGAGGTGGGGCCACAGGAAGCGCAGCGCGAGGTGGTTGTAGGCGGCCGAGGTGACCTCGGCGGCGGAGACCCGGCGGCCGAGGGTGTGGTCGGTCACCTCGCCGCGGTCGGCCCGGGCGAGCAGGGCGTCGAAGTCACCGGCGATGTCGCGGTCGTGCAGCGGGCAGTCGGCGGTACCCCGGCACCAGGCGGCGAACCGGCCGAACTCCCGCTCGATCGCGGCCGATTCCTCCACCGCCTGCCGCGCCATCGAACGGCTGTGGTCGACGGCCCCGTCCAGCACCATCGCCCGCACCCGGCCCGGGAACAACTCCGCGTAGGCGGCGCCCAGTTCCGTTCCGTAGGAGACCCCGAGCCAGGAGATTTCAGGGGCGCCGAGGGCGGCGCGGACGGCGTCGATGTCGCGGGCGGCGCTGACGGTGTCCACGTGGCCGATGAGGGGGCCGGTGGCCTTGGCGCAGTCGAGGCCGTGGGCGCGGCTGTCGGCCACCATGCGCCGGTACTGCGCCGGGTCGGCCGGGAGGGTGGGCGTGGCGGGGTCGTAGACCGGGGTGGAGCAGCGGACCGGGGTGCTCTCCCCGACGCCGCGCGGGTCGAGTCCGATGATGTCGAAGTGCTCACGCAGTGGCTTCAGGTCCGGGATGCCGAGGAGCATCCCGCCCTGGGCGACGACCGCGGTGCCGGAGCCGCCCGGGCCGCCGGGGTTGACCAGCAGCGGACCGACCCGGTGCGCCGGATCGGTGGCCGGCAGCCGGTCGAGGGCGAGCTTGATCTTCGGCCCGTCCGGACGCGACCGGTCCAGCGGCACGTCGAGCGTGGCGCACTCCAGGGACGCCGGGGTCTGCGCGGTGTGGCAGTCGTGCCAGGCGAGTGCGGGCGGGGTGCCGGCGGCGGCAGCGGGCGCGACGGCTACGGCGGCCCCCGTCGCGGCGGCGGAGAGCACGGCGTTCGCGGCCAGGGCCAGGGAGATCGACGGTCGGCGTTTCAAAGGGCCTCCAGGGCACGGCACTTCGCGGAGGTGTCCGCGTGGCCACCATCGTGCCGGTCGGCCGGTGGCGACACGTCGTCCCGCGGAGGGAGCCGTCCCGGAGATCACCCTGTGGTCTCCCGTAGGGGACGCGCCGGTCAGAGGATGGGGCGCCCCCCGGTGACGGCGACGCGCGCCCCGGAGACGTAACTCGCCTCCGACGAGGCGAGTTACGTCTCCGGGGCGCGCGTCGGCGGGCTGGCCGGGGCGGCCCAGCGGGACGCCCTTGCCGAACTCGGCCACCTGTTCCGGCGGCATGGTGGCCGGGATCAGCGGGGTCCAGATGGGGCCGGGTGCGACGCTGTTGGCCTGGATGCCGCGGTCGGCGAGGAGCTGGGCGAGGGCGGCGGTCGTGTTGGCGACGCCGGCCTTGGTCACGTCGTAGGGCAGCAGCGTCGGCACCGGGCGGAAACGGATCACCGCGCC
It encodes:
- a CDS encoding alpha/beta hydrolase gives rise to the protein MKRRPSISLALAANAVLSAAATGAAVAVAPAAAAGTPPALAWHDCHTAQTPASLECATLDVPLDRSRPDGPKIKLALDRLPATDPAHRVGPLLVNPGGPGGSGTAVVAQGGMLLGIPDLKPLREHFDIIGLDPRGVGESTPVRCSTPVYDPATPTLPADPAQYRRMVADSRAHGLDCAKATGPLIGHVDTVSAARDIDAVRAALGAPEISWLGVSYGTELGAAYAELFPGRVRAMVLDGAVDHSRSMARQAVEESAAIEREFGRFAAWCRGTADCPLHDRDIAGDFDALLARADRGEVTDHTLGRRVSAAEVTSAAYNHLALRFLWPHLATALAAAERTPSDPALLDQALPATDPGYTAYRAIGCQDFPPALRGYADLRDRMAAVERAAPHMWRYSEFWSWTTGCAGWPGKAANPPRPQHISGVPTILVVGNTYDPSTPYAWARSLAAHIDGSRLLTYDGDGHTALYHSSCARELEADYLVTTDAPAAGTVCRD